The genomic segment GCAGTGCACCGCGTGCCACAGGCCCAGGCGCGAGCACAGCTCCAGGTCGCGCGGCTCGAACGCGCCTTCGAGCAGCAGGATGGGCCCGCGCCAGCCGAGCGCGCGGACCCGTTCGGCTTCCTGCAGGTCGAGCAGCGCGAAGCCGTCGGCGCCGCGCAGGCCTTCGTAGGCGCGCTCGATGCCGTGGCCATAGGCATCGGCCTTGACCACCGCCCAGACTCTCGCGTCGGGGGCGGCGCGGCGCATGCGGGCGAGGTTGTGGCGCAGCGCTTCGGTGTGGATCGTGGCCTGGATCGGACGGGGCATTCCGGAATGGCTCGGCTGAGGTGGATTGAAGATTTTGTCATTACTGCGCGTGATATAACCCCCGACGCTTTGGAGACAGCTGTTAATCCACACGCATCGCGCCAGTTGATGCGGCCCCAGAAGCCGACGCCATGAAGCGCGGCTTCTACACCATCATGGCGGCGCAGTTCTTCTCGTCGCTGGCGGACAACGCGCTGTTCGTGGCGGCCGTGGAGCTGCTCCGCACGTCCGGCGCGGCGGAGTGGCAGCGAGCGGCGCTGGTGCCGATGTTCGCGCTCTTCTACGTGATCCTCGCCCCCTTCGTGGGCGCCTTCGCCGACGCGCAACCCAAGGGCCGCGTGATGTTCATCAGCAACGCGATCAAGGTCGTGGGCTGCCTGATGATGCTGTTCGGCAGCCACCCCCTTCTCGCCTACGCCATCGTCGGACTCGGCGCCGCGGCGTATTCGCCCGCCAAGTACGGCATCCTCACCGAGCTCCTCCCCGCGTCGCAGCTGGTCAAGGCCAACGGCTGGATCGAGGGCCTGACCATCGCTTCCATCATCCTGGGCATCCTGCTGGGCGGCCAGCTGGTCGGGCAGGCGATCGCCAGCAAGATGCTGGCGCTGGAGTTCCCGGTGATCGACACCGGCATCGACACCGCGCCCGAGGCGGCGATCTTCCTGCTGATCTTCGTCTACGCCATCGCCGCCTGGTTCAACCTGCGCATCCCGCTCACCGGCGTGGAGATGCGGCCGCTCCCGAAGAACACGCTGGAGCTGGTCCCGGATTTCTGGTCGTGCAATTCGCGCCTCTGGCGCGACAAGCTGGGGCAGATCTCGCTGGCGACCACGACGCTGTTCTGGGGCGTGTCGGGCAACCTGCGCTACATCATCCTGGCGTGGAGCGCCGCCGCCCTGGGCTACAGCACCACGCAGGCATCGTCCCTGAGCGGCGTGGTGGCGCTGGGCACCGCGGTCGGGGCCATCGTGGCCTCGGTGCGCATGCGCCTGGACATGGCGACCAGCGTGATGCCGCTGGGCATCGCGATGGGCGTGCTCGTGATCCTGATGAATTTCATCAGCAACGTGTGGGTGGCCGCGCCTTTCCTGATCCTGCTGGGCGGGCTGGGCGGCTTCCTGGTGGTGCCGATGAACGCGCTGCTGCAGCACCGCGGCCACAACCTGATGGGCGCGGGCCGCTCGATCGCCGTGCAGAACTTCAACGAGCAGGCCTGCATCCTGGGCCTGGGCGCGTTCTACAGCCTCTCGGCCGGCCTGGGCCTTTCCGCCTTCGGCGCGATCACGGCGTTCGGCATCGTGGTCGCCGGCACCATGTGGCTGATCCAGCGCTGGCACGCGTACAACACGGTGCGCCACCGCGAAGAGCTCGACCACCTCCTCCACATCGCGCGGCAGGACAAGTCGCATGGCTGACGGCCGGGCGCTGCCCGCGCTCGCCCTGGTCTTCAACGCCTTCGTGTGGGGCGTGTCATGGTGGCCGTTCCGCGAGTTGCAGGCGCACGGCCTGCATCCACTGTGGGCCACCGCCGGCGTCTACCTCTTCTCGCTGGCCGCACTGCTCGCGTGGCGCCCGCAGGCGTGGCGCGGATTCGCGGGACAGCCCCAGCTGTATCTCCTGATGCTCGCGGCGGGCCTGACCAACGTCGGCTTCAACTGGGCCGTGACGGTGGGCGACGTGGTCCGGGTGGTGCTGCTGTTCTACCTCATGCCGGCCTGGAGCACCCTGCTGGCGTGGCCCCTGCTCGGTGAAC from the Ramlibacter henchirensis genome contains:
- the lplT gene encoding lysophospholipid transporter LplT, with the translated sequence MKRGFYTIMAAQFFSSLADNALFVAAVELLRTSGAAEWQRAALVPMFALFYVILAPFVGAFADAQPKGRVMFISNAIKVVGCLMMLFGSHPLLAYAIVGLGAAAYSPAKYGILTELLPASQLVKANGWIEGLTIASIILGILLGGQLVGQAIASKMLALEFPVIDTGIDTAPEAAIFLLIFVYAIAAWFNLRIPLTGVEMRPLPKNTLELVPDFWSCNSRLWRDKLGQISLATTTLFWGVSGNLRYIILAWSAAALGYSTTQASSLSGVVALGTAVGAIVASVRMRLDMATSVMPLGIAMGVLVILMNFISNVWVAAPFLILLGGLGGFLVVPMNALLQHRGHNLMGAGRSIAVQNFNEQACILGLGAFYSLSAGLGLSAFGAITAFGIVVAGTMWLIQRWHAYNTVRHREELDHLLHIARQDKSHG